AATCGCCCGGAGGAGGTCGCTTCATCCCTCTTGGCTGCGAATGGATTACAATTGCAGTCTTCGGAAACCATTCAGTCTCTATGGGCCGGCTATGGCAAGATATCACGGCTTTTTGCGACCTCGCAAGGCTCTCCGGACACCGTAAAATCATACATACTCAAGTTAGTCACTCCTCCACCGACAAAGGCCAACGATGAGGGTCATACTAGGAAGATCCTCAGCTATCAAGTAGAGCAGTACTTCTACAGCCATTTAGCCCCCCAGATGCCTGCATCTTTGCCTGTTGCTCAATATCTAGGAGGCATCGACGACCATGGTTCCGATGGAATCTCTCGAATTGCGATGCTGCTAAGCGATCTCCGAGAAACATATTCTGTAGCCGGTGAGAAACGCCATGTTCTGACACAAACCCAAACATTGGCTGCGCTGGACTGGCTGTCTGGATTTCATGGCTTTTGGTGGTCGAGAGTCAAAGATATGGATCTAAAATCGCTTGTACTACCTCCACTGCAAGAAATTCAGCGCGATGGTCATGACGCTGCCAACAAGACGGTATGGTTAAATGGGGGCTACACGTATCTCGCAACACGACGCAAGGAGTACGAAAGCCTAGCAAAAGACTACGAAAATGAGTGGAACGAACCACTAACTGAGTGGGTGGATGGGGAGGATGTGTCAATATCAGAGATAGCAGCTGCGTTCTTGTCACCAAAGACGTCGGGCTGGACGCCAATCGGAGGATATCAGACACTGATTCATGGCGATGTCAAATCCGAAAACCTGTTCACAAGCACATCTGGCGAAGAAGTTGCGTTTTATGACTTCCAATACACGGGTATCGGCCTCGGAGTTTGCGATCTTGCGAAGTTCTTCACGTGTTCAGTCCCAATGAGTATGCTTGTTCACGACCAACACGTCCCTAGCGAACTGTCGATGCAAAACGGCGAGAAGCAACTACTGCAACGTTACTGGACCAGACTAAAGGAAGTCGGTGAACATGAGTATGATTGGTCTATCTTCGTCCGGCACTGGGAGACAGCACTCGTGGACTGGCTTCGTTTTCAGGCCAGCTGGGGATTCTGGGGAAACACCGAGTGGCTGGAGGCTAGAGTTCGAAGTATCTTGAAAGATCAGGAATGGAGGGAATCCTTGATCAGCAATGTGGACAAAGCCAACATTGAGAAGTCGGGTATATAAGGCTTTTGTCCCTCTCTGATCTTCCCATGTTTAGAGTTTGACCAATGTGAGCGGGAGCGGTAGGCCGTCCGACTACAATCATCAGGGACAATTAGCGACCAACTCAAACTTTGAAATTGTTTACTTATTCCGTCGATACTCAGCTCTATTATATACTCATCATTGGGATATCAATTCAAGCTCAGACCAAGCAGGATTGGCCTAGTGGTAAGGCGTCGCACTCGTAGTTTGCCTTGATATGCGAAGATCTCCAGTTCGATCCTGGAATTCTGCAAAGCCAGCTATTTTTGCTTTTCTTTTTTGGTTTTCCACGCAGAAACTTTACCTAGTAAGTAATTCATTAAATACGAACCATATCGTTATAGCTCTATGGGTATAATCTTCCTCCGTTAAGTTTGATTCAGGGTTGAATGAAGTTGGTCTTGCGATCGCGAAGTTAGGGCGACGATATAACGCTTTGAAGCCAGTTAGGTATTAAGATCTAGGAATCAGCGAGTTGTTAACTCACCATTTCTCAAGGGTAGCCTGGAAGAAGAATGAATCGCCTGGCCGGTTGCGATTAGTGTAAGCTGGAGGCTGCATATGGTGGCTTGCAGAGCCCCGCGACTGCGCTACACAGGCAATATAAAGACAAGCTGCGCATAGCCTGGCCGACAGTCTTGTAACATCTTGAAATTTGGCAGCACTTCAAGATAACAATTATATTTTTTCAAAAACGCACATCGCCATCATTCCACTTAGAAATAACGAAAAACAGAAAACGTTCATGGAGGTCATCTAAGTCAGGAGCTCAGAAATGTAGTACCGATCCCACTAACTGTAGTACAGTTGCCCCCGCGAGTCTTCCAAAACTATCGCACTTAGACGACTT
This sequence is a window from Pyrenophora tritici-repentis strain M4 chromosome 4, whole genome shotgun sequence. Protein-coding genes within it:
- a CDS encoding EcKinase multi-domain protein, translating into MSKENRPEEVASSLLAANGLQLQSSETIQSLWAGYGKISRLFATSQGSPDTVKSYILKLVTPPPTKANDEGHTRKILSYQVEQYFYSHLAPQMPASLPVAQYLGGIDDHGSDGISRIAMLLSDLRETYSVAGEKRHVLTQTQTLAALDWLSGFHGFWWSRVKDMDLKSLVLPPLQEIQRDGHDAANKTVWLNGGYTYLATRRKEYESLAKDYENEWNEPLTEWVDGEDVSISEIAAAFLSPKTSGWTPIGGYQTLIHGDVKSENLFTSTSGEEVAFYDFQYTGIGLGVCDLAKFFTCSVPMSMLVHDQHVPSELSMQNGEKQLLQRYWTRLKEVGEHEYDWSIFVRHWETALVDWLRFQASWGFWGNTEWLEARVRSILKDQEWRESLISNVDKANIEKSGI